The window CTGCTGCCTATCAGGGTATGAGCCACAATGAGCCAGAGCATCTGGATGCGGTGAATGCCTTCATCGAAAAGATGAAATAGAGTTCAGTCTCTTTGCGAAACTGCAAGGCGATCAAGGATTGCCTTGCACTCCTCCTGCTTCAACGGCACCAGTTCAAAGAGCAACAAGCTTTGCTCTGCGAGATGATCTATCACCCAAATGTACGGCGAACTGTTCCGTAACCTATCCGCAAGTTCCGTAGCGCTGCAGCCATAAAGATCGCTATCGACCTTCAGGCATGGTCTATCAAAGGGAAGACCTGTTGAATCGGGTTCAGCCCACGCTGTGATACCTTTGATTTCGTTTGCAGAGGTGACGAAATGATGTGCTTTTTCAGACTGTTCAGCTTTCCAGGCGGAAAGATCAAGGGATAGGCGCTCTTCAAGAGCGGCCAGTGCTCCCATCAACGCTTCTTTTGAAGCCTTCATTGCCCGACCAATACCCGCCTCTTGTGCTTTGACAGCCGCGATGTGGGATGCTTTCCCGACAATCAAACCAGTCGTCGGAGCAGCCATATATTTCTGAGCACTGATCAGAATGAGATCAGCATCAGTTTCAACAAGCTCTCTAACACGAAAATCCTGGGCAGCTGCATCAAGGATGACGGGAACTGAATAGCTGTGGGCGAGGGCGACAGCAGCGTTAAAATCTATCGCATCTCCTTTTGTAAGACGTGAAGACACCAGGAGAAGAGCTGCAATGCCATCTGCTTTGAGCGCTTCCTCAAGATCTTGCAAGCTGTATGAATGCTCTGAGCCAACAATATATGGCTTCGCCCCGGACAGGCGAATGGCCTGAAGAATGGATTGCCCATAATTCACACAATGCCCCGCCGGTATGAGGACTTTACGATGGGCCCCGTCATAATGGGGTAGTGATGCAATCGCTTCTTGGTCCGTGCTAGTCAGACAGGCGGCAACAGCTAGGGTGATGCTGGCAGCAGTGCAATGTGTCGCAAAGCCCGCTTCAGCACCGGACCATTTCTGCAAAGCACTTTCCAGCGTTATCTGAAGATCAGAGATCTTATGAAACTCACTTAGTGCGTTTGCCGTTGCGTGGGCAATGGCTGCACTGGAGCGTGAGACGCCAAGAGGCGTAAAAGTGCCTCTGGCATTGATAAGTCCCGACGAAGCTGGAGAATGTGACATGCAAGGCCTCCGAAAGTTTTGTGAAGGCTAGGGTATCGCTTTCCAGATTTCAATTCAGGACCTCAAGAGTCACTTGGAAAAAATGAAATGCTCACGCCTTGGTCATACCTGTACCCAGCCATCGATATGTTCGGCGGCAAACAGCGCGTCGACTGCGGATTGATTGGCTTTTGAGTTCTCCAGCGAGAAAATCTCACTCTCTTTCCCAGCAGTCTGTTCCGCAAATGCTTCGACTTGCAGCTGATATTGGTCGACTTTTCTGAACTTCCAGATCTGCTCGCCACCATTGCCTTGATCATGCAAAATTACATCCGCGCTGTCATAAGCGTTGGCATTGAAGGGAGCAGTAAGTTCAATCCAGCCTTTATCGCCATGGAAGATCATGGATTGGCGAGCGGCCATTTGAGTTGCGCAATAAAAGGATAGCTCAAAATCGTCAAAGTCCAGACGACAATTGGCGGCTATGTCGGTTCCAAATTCAGGATCCCGGCGAATGCTGGCTTGCACTCTGATCGGCTCCTTGCCGGTAACAAAACGCGTCGTAACAGTTGGATAGACACCAATATCAAGAAGGCCACCGCCACCAAGAGAGACTTGATTGCGCATATTGTCCGGATCCACCAGATGATAGGCAAAGCTTCCCTGAACCTGATGTAGAGTACCAATTGCGCCAGAGGCCAAGAGCTGACGCACCTTATGCCATTGCGGATGATAGGTGACCATGAAGGCTTCGCTGATCTGCTTGCCAGTACGATCCCTTGCTTCGATGAGCTGATCAATCTGGGACGCTTTCAGTGCGATAGGCTTCTCACACAAGACATGTTTGCCGGCTTCTAAAGCCTTGAGGCTCCATTCGATATGCTGGGAGGTAGGAAGGGGGATATAAATCGCATCAACGTCATTGCTCGCAAGCAGCGCTTCATAGCTATCAAAAGTCAGATCAACATCATAGCGCTCTGCAAAGGATGCGGCACTCTCTGGGCGACGGCTTGCAATTGCCTTCAAGATACCATTCTCGCTGGCCTGAATGGCAGGTACCAAAGCTTC is drawn from Cohaesibacter gelatinilyticus and contains these coding sequences:
- a CDS encoding Gfo/Idh/MocA family protein, giving the protein MIRWGILGTAKIAREALVPAIQASENGILKAIASRRPESAASFAERYDVDLTFDSYEALLASNDVDAIYIPLPTSQHIEWSLKALEAGKHVLCEKPIALKASQIDQLIEARDRTGKQISEAFMVTYHPQWHKVRQLLASGAIGTLHQVQGSFAYHLVDPDNMRNQVSLGGGGLLDIGVYPTVTTRFVTGKEPIRVQASIRRDPEFGTDIAANCRLDFDDFELSFYCATQMAARQSMIFHGDKGWIELTAPFNANAYDSADVILHDQGNGGEQIWKFRKVDQYQLQVEAFAEQTAGKESEIFSLENSKANQSAVDALFAAEHIDGWVQV
- a CDS encoding aminotransferase class V-fold PLP-dependent enzyme produces the protein MSHSPASSGLINARGTFTPLGVSRSSAAIAHATANALSEFHKISDLQITLESALQKWSGAEAGFATHCTAASITLAVAACLTSTDQEAIASLPHYDGAHRKVLIPAGHCVNYGQSILQAIRLSGAKPYIVGSEHSYSLQDLEEALKADGIAALLLVSSRLTKGDAIDFNAAVALAHSYSVPVILDAAAQDFRVRELVETDADLILISAQKYMAAPTTGLIVGKASHIAAVKAQEAGIGRAMKASKEALMGALAALEERLSLDLSAWKAEQSEKAHHFVTSANEIKGITAWAEPDSTGLPFDRPCLKVDSDLYGCSATELADRLRNSSPYIWVIDHLAEQSLLLFELVPLKQEECKAILDRLAVSQRD